A genome region from Candidatus Delongbacteria bacterium includes the following:
- a CDS encoding metallophosphoesterase family protein: MKILVLSDLHIGTDEKFGLFGWTSDEFIQSLELISKKNGVDKIILNGDIFELDKYRFDAIKRVHPKLINLFSDKRFVLLKGNHDHISTIGNDSYDYTNTNGQTIHIEHGHNADFLNGTKIGRFLCRKGLNVLKFLVKWDFLLEIYYKIVEFDDEVDRIPKKYNSYKYLKYALKLLKSHDVVILGHTHKLEAHKTYYINRKKRYLNSGSCSLGRFQGLIIDTESLNYEIIKYNKSDILSNEQTLTIPLFAS; this comes from the coding sequence ATGAAAATTCTTGTTCTCTCTGATCTTCATATTGGAACAGATGAAAAATTTGGACTTTTTGGTTGGACCAGTGATGAATTTATTCAAAGCCTAGAATTAATATCAAAAAAAAATGGTGTCGATAAAATTATTCTAAATGGCGATATATTTGAACTTGACAAGTACAGATTTGATGCTATAAAGAGAGTGCACCCAAAATTAATTAACCTGTTTTCTGATAAAAGATTTGTTCTTCTTAAGGGGAACCACGATCATATTAGTACTATTGGTAATGATTCTTACGATTATACCAATACTAATGGGCAGACAATTCATATTGAACATGGACATAATGCTGATTTTCTAAATGGAACAAAAATTGGAAGATTTTTGTGTAGAAAAGGTTTGAATGTTCTCAAGTTCTTGGTTAAATGGGACTTTCTTCTAGAAATATATTATAAGATTGTTGAGTTTGATGATGAAGTTGACAGAATTCCAAAAAAGTATAACTCATACAAGTATCTTAAATATGCTTTAAAATTGTTGAAATCTCATGATGTAGTAATATTGGGGCATACTCATAAATTAGAAGCTCATAAAACTTATTATATCAATAGAAAGAAGAGATATCTAAATTCGGGATCATGCTCGCTGGGTAGATTTCAAGGTCTTATAATAGATACAGAGTCTTTAAACTATGAAATTATTAAGTATAACAAATCTGATATCTTAAGTAATGAGCAAACCTTAACGATTCCTCTTTTTGCTTCTTAA
- a CDS encoding radical SAM protein: MNNNSSKNKKCELRHTNFEFYQKFDNKKLQKCLLCEKSCFLTKSNPGFCGVNIYDEMNNNCIVFNMPISVNIDPIEKKPIYNFLQNSFTLSIGTYGCNFFCFWCQNHEISQKRVFSTDEMTVFKPEVFPDLAKKYNCRSISYTYNEPTVFYPYAREIGLLAKKEGLKNIFVTNGYQTEYIIDDMSKWVDACNVDLKGFNKEKHLKYTGANRDYILRNINLLYKKGVYIELTTLIVPGFNDDLEEMHKLIDFILSVSENIYWHISRFFPRYRMQETPVTDIEFMNRVKDLAKSKGLKNVFLGNV, translated from the coding sequence ATGAATAATAACTCATCAAAAAATAAAAAGTGTGAACTGCGTCACACAAATTTTGAGTTTTATCAAAAGTTTGATAATAAAAAATTACAAAAATGTCTTCTTTGTGAAAAAAGTTGTTTTTTAACTAAATCGAATCCCGGGTTTTGTGGTGTAAATATATATGATGAAATGAATAATAATTGCATTGTATTTAACATGCCGATCTCTGTTAATATTGATCCTATAGAAAAAAAACCAATCTACAATTTTCTACAAAATTCCTTTACGTTGTCAATAGGAACATATGGGTGTAATTTTTTTTGCTTTTGGTGTCAAAATCATGAAATTAGTCAGAAAAGAGTGTTTTCAACTGATGAGATGACTGTATTTAAACCGGAAGTATTTCCTGATCTTGCAAAAAAGTACAATTGCAGATCTATTTCTTATACCTACAATGAGCCAACCGTTTTTTATCCATATGCAAGAGAAATTGGGTTGTTAGCAAAAAAGGAGGGGTTAAAGAATATTTTTGTAACAAATGGATATCAAACTGAGTACATAATTGACGATATGTCCAAATGGGTTGATGCCTGTAATGTTGATTTAAAGGGATTTAACAAGGAAAAGCATTTAAAATATACCGGTGCCAATCGGGATTACATTCTTAGAAACATTAACCTTTTATATAAAAAAGGAGTTTATATTGAGTTAACTACGCTCATTGTTCCCGGTTTTAATGATGATCTTGAAGAAATGCACAAACTTATTGATTTTATATTATCAGTATCGGAAAATATTTACTGGCACATATCGAGATTTTTCCCAAGATATAGAATGCAAGAAACTCCTGTTACTGATATAGAGTTTATGAACAGGGTTAAAGATCTTGCAAAATCTAAAGGTTTAAAAAATGTATTCTTGGGGAACGTGTAA
- the folK gene encoding 2-amino-4-hydroxy-6-hydroxymethyldihydropteridine diphosphokinase: protein MNRFILDLGSNINPEINIDKASKLLEDFFLVIKKSTKFFTDPIGMKSNNKFINMGILADSNLSQAEVKFKLLEIEDKLGRVRTDDKYSDRTIDIDIIIWNDEIVHNDYYKRDFVKQECLELGFEKK from the coding sequence TTGAATCGATTTATTTTAGACTTGGGATCAAATATAAATCCTGAAATAAATATCGATAAAGCCTCAAAACTTCTTGAGGATTTTTTTCTTGTTATAAAAAAGAGCACAAAATTCTTCACAGATCCAATTGGGATGAAAAGTAACAATAAATTTATCAATATGGGAATATTAGCAGACTCAAATTTATCCCAAGCAGAAGTAAAGTTCAAACTTTTAGAGATAGAGGATAAACTTGGAAGAGTACGTACTGACGATAAATACTCTGACAGAACTATTGATATAGACATAATTATCTGGAATGATGAAATCGTACACAATGATTATTATAAACGGGATTTTGTAAAACAAGAGTGTTTGGAACTTGGGTTCGAGAAGAAATGA
- a CDS encoding MFS transporter: MIRKLKKLDYQEKISFLIHLIYSIFDGLFLGILTLNEFIFIKTLNGSDYQLGFLFQFTSIVFILGIFLNHQIRKISSKRRLVIWTGIITRLPLVFLYFFPDTTTNIHHYLFLAIFLVFYMAGPITQPLINLFLKSSYKDNHFSRLYSYATLSNKFIMLITTFVFGVVMDVNPLSYKLIYPFMGILAIGNFYMLSLLDKTPKVKRTEHFKIEIFGPLKKTWQIIKENKKFRDFQIGFMFYGFGFMVSFPILNIYYDDVLELNYSSVAFYKNIYNVLAIILLPIFGKMLGNIDPRKFAAYTFGSLALFLFFVMITEYLPIYTEIAGLKIYLFMIISMLFHGVFAATMSLLWNIGSAFFCKKEEAADYQAIHISLTGFRAMYGPILGIFFYEIIGFTGAFSIAIVSLVVSVIIMLKSIR, from the coding sequence ATGATTAGGAAACTGAAAAAACTGGATTACCAAGAAAAAATAAGCTTTCTAATTCATTTGATTTACTCAATTTTTGATGGATTATTTTTAGGTATACTCACTTTGAATGAGTTTATTTTTATCAAAACACTCAATGGTAGTGATTATCAACTAGGTTTTCTTTTTCAATTTACCAGTATAGTTTTTATCTTAGGAATTTTTCTTAATCATCAAATTCGTAAAATCAGTTCAAAGCGGAGATTAGTAATATGGACTGGCATTATAACAAGATTACCTTTAGTTTTTCTCTATTTTTTTCCTGATACTACCACTAATATTCATCATTACCTTTTCTTGGCTATTTTTCTAGTTTTTTATATGGCTGGACCAATTACACAGCCATTGATAAATTTGTTTCTTAAATCAAGCTATAAAGACAACCACTTTTCCAGACTTTACAGTTATGCAACTTTAAGTAATAAATTTATTATGCTTATAACTACATTTGTATTTGGTGTAGTAATGGACGTAAACCCACTATCGTACAAGTTAATTTATCCGTTTATGGGCATTCTAGCCATTGGGAATTTTTATATGCTTTCACTTTTAGACAAAACTCCAAAAGTTAAAAGAACTGAGCACTTCAAGATAGAAATATTCGGACCATTGAAAAAAACATGGCAAATTATTAAAGAAAATAAAAAATTTAGAGATTTTCAAATTGGATTTATGTTCTACGGTTTTGGTTTTATGGTATCATTTCCCATTCTCAATATTTACTACGATGATGTTCTAGAGCTTAACTATTCAAGTGTTGCTTTTTATAAAAATATTTATAATGTATTGGCAATTATTTTACTGCCAATTTTTGGAAAAATGCTGGGAAATATTGACCCAAGGAAGTTTGCTGCGTATACTTTTGGATCACTCGCATTATTTCTTTTCTTTGTTATGATAACTGAGTACTTACCAATTTATACGGAAATAGCAGGTTTGAAAATCTACCTGTTCATGATAATATCAATGCTTTTTCATGGTGTTTTTGCAGCAACAATGTCATTATTATGGAATATTGGTTCTGCATTTTTCTGCAAAAAGGAGGAAGCTGCGGATTATCAAGCAATCCATATAAGTTTGACAGGCTTTAGGGCAATGTATGGACCAATTCTTGGTATCTTTTTTTATGAAATTATTGGATTTACAGGAGCTTTTTCTATAGCAATTGTATCACTTGTAGTATCTGTAATAATTATGTTAAAATCGATAAGATAA
- a CDS encoding PDZ domain-containing protein, translated as MKKGYYRFPTLSKDYIYFTSEGDIWRVDRSDKIASRVTSHHGVEYNCGVSPSGEKIAFTAQFNGFDEVFFMDANGGIPEPIKGLYEPSQFIGWIDNENLIFSSNIIVTLPETRLYIYNINSFEITAIELNKASDGCFDENKKLYFVRLPFQGSHTKRYRGGDIQNIWYFDGENEAFRLFPDFEGIEKRPMLYDNRIYFLSDRDGLINIWSSLKDGHDLTQHTFFDTYDITHANIYNNEIIFSYGADIFIYDIVRNCYSKCDIYVNSDFEQLREKWIDDPLENFSGFDLSDDGKSVLLNSRGKLFEVSNKKNKPIKYFRFNNDSERIKKGRFYKDGYIYLSDKTGEYEFYYYNGKENIQLTSDSNVLIHEYTISPNGDYLAYTDKNYELFIVKISDKKKKKIAFSEIDGIYDLTFSPDSNFLAYSNSLDNRHNVIFIYSLKDKSTIQVTSDRYNSYQPKFSDDGNWIYFMSERNFDSKIDSPWGHRQPEPYYNNMVGIYTVALKDENLTPIFIETPPKCDEKEDKEDKKEPPVKVEIDKEGIIDRVFRIPINFAAYDFFDIVNDILIFTEEDVEGKIDLYGFKLDDNCEDKKLIISDIDEWQISNDNKKLAVLKDSNIYIFDVPDSEITELENIDENLVVIKNFSYSVNPVEEFKQLFAESWRLERDYFYDRNLHGIDYKANYDKYLPLLERVSDRDELNDLIANMVSEISALHTFVNGGDLRRSEYNSSNGFLGVKTEFTNEQCIISSVYKNDPEETECKSPLSRPDINACKGDIIHSINGIIINNQEHFKKSLIGRGGASISIEIKKENKTICKNVNALTFNEEKLLRYNSWVYYNRNYTENVSDKKIGYVHLKAMGKENIGEWTSQFYPVYNREGLIIDVRNNRGGNIDSWILEKLLRKAWFYWQPRTGKPYWNMQYAFRGKIVVLCNEKTASDGEAFTEGIRKLGLGTIIGKRTWGGEIWLSYNNLLKDRGIASAAQSGVFDENGNWLIEGIGVIPDIEIDNLPNESFYGKDRQLDTAIEHLMEKIKNEPMYVPKPPGFPDLSIEKFKEKLK; from the coding sequence ATGAAAAAAGGATATTACAGATTCCCAACACTATCAAAAGATTATATTTATTTTACATCTGAAGGTGATATATGGAGAGTAGACAGATCTGATAAAATAGCTTCAAGAGTTACATCCCATCATGGCGTTGAATATAATTGCGGAGTATCTCCAAGTGGAGAAAAAATTGCTTTTACTGCACAATTCAACGGTTTTGATGAAGTTTTCTTTATGGATGCAAACGGAGGAATTCCAGAACCGATAAAAGGTCTGTATGAACCGTCTCAATTCATAGGCTGGATTGATAATGAAAATTTGATTTTTAGCTCCAATATTATAGTCACTCTTCCTGAAACTCGTTTATATATTTACAATATCAACTCTTTTGAAATAACAGCAATTGAACTTAATAAGGCATCAGATGGATGTTTTGATGAAAATAAAAAACTTTATTTTGTCAGACTGCCGTTTCAAGGATCTCATACAAAAAGATATAGAGGGGGGGATATTCAGAATATTTGGTATTTTGATGGAGAAAACGAAGCTTTTAGACTTTTTCCTGATTTTGAAGGAATTGAAAAAAGACCAATGCTATACGATAATAGAATTTATTTTCTATCGGATAGGGATGGTCTTATAAATATATGGTCATCGTTAAAAGATGGTCATGATCTTACTCAGCACACTTTTTTTGATACTTACGATATAACTCATGCGAATATTTATAATAATGAGATTATATTTTCCTACGGTGCAGACATATTCATATACGATATTGTAAGAAACTGCTATTCAAAATGTGATATTTATGTAAACTCTGACTTTGAGCAATTAAGAGAAAAATGGATTGATGATCCTTTAGAGAATTTTAGTGGATTTGATTTGTCTGATGATGGCAAATCAGTACTATTGAATTCAAGAGGTAAGCTTTTCGAAGTTAGTAATAAGAAAAATAAACCAATTAAATACTTCAGGTTTAATAATGACTCTGAAAGAATAAAGAAGGGAAGATTTTATAAAGATGGCTATATATACCTTTCTGATAAAACTGGTGAATATGAGTTTTACTACTATAATGGTAAAGAAAACATACAACTGACGAGTGATTCAAATGTTCTTATTCATGAATATACGATATCTCCAAATGGAGACTATCTTGCATATACGGATAAAAACTACGAATTGTTTATAGTAAAAATATCAGACAAAAAAAAGAAAAAAATAGCATTTTCTGAAATTGATGGAATTTATGATCTGACATTCTCTCCCGACAGTAATTTCTTGGCTTACAGCAATTCATTGGATAATCGACATAATGTGATATTTATTTATTCTCTTAAAGATAAATCTACTATTCAAGTAACATCAGATAGATACAACTCTTATCAACCAAAATTTTCAGATGACGGTAATTGGATATATTTTATGTCTGAAAGAAATTTCGACTCAAAAATAGATAGTCCTTGGGGTCATAGGCAGCCAGAACCATATTACAACAATATGGTGGGTATATATACTGTGGCACTTAAAGATGAAAACCTAACTCCAATATTCATTGAAACACCCCCAAAATGTGACGAAAAAGAGGACAAAGAGGATAAAAAAGAACCTCCAGTCAAAGTTGAAATTGATAAAGAGGGAATTATTGATAGAGTATTCAGAATCCCAATAAATTTTGCTGCATATGATTTTTTTGACATCGTAAATGATATCCTTATTTTCACTGAAGAAGACGTTGAAGGAAAGATTGATCTTTATGGTTTTAAACTTGACGATAATTGTGAAGACAAAAAATTGATTATTTCAGATATAGATGAATGGCAAATTTCAAATGATAATAAAAAATTAGCCGTGCTTAAGGATTCCAATATATATATTTTTGATGTTCCTGACTCAGAAATTACTGAACTTGAAAATATAGATGAAAATCTTGTTGTTATAAAAAACTTTTCATATTCGGTTAATCCTGTCGAGGAGTTTAAGCAATTGTTTGCTGAATCGTGGAGACTTGAAAGAGATTATTTCTACGACAGAAATTTACATGGAATTGATTATAAAGCTAATTATGATAAATACCTTCCTCTTTTAGAAAGGGTTTCTGACAGAGATGAACTCAATGATCTTATTGCTAATATGGTAAGTGAAATATCGGCTCTTCATACCTTTGTTAATGGTGGAGATTTGAGGAGAAGTGAATATAATTCTTCAAACGGATTTCTCGGAGTAAAAACAGAATTCACTAACGAACAATGCATTATATCATCAGTTTACAAAAATGATCCAGAGGAAACAGAGTGTAAATCCCCCTTGTCACGACCTGATATTAACGCCTGTAAGGGCGATATCATTCATTCGATAAATGGAATAATTATAAATAATCAAGAGCATTTTAAAAAATCACTTATTGGACGAGGTGGAGCATCGATATCTATTGAAATAAAGAAAGAAAATAAAACCATTTGCAAGAATGTGAATGCTCTTACTTTCAACGAAGAAAAACTTCTCCGATATAATAGCTGGGTTTATTATAACAGGAATTATACTGAAAATGTAAGTGATAAAAAGATTGGATATGTTCACCTGAAAGCAATGGGAAAAGAAAACATAGGGGAATGGACTTCTCAATTTTATCCTGTTTACAATAGAGAAGGTTTAATTATTGATGTTCGAAATAATCGGGGTGGAAACATCGACAGTTGGATACTAGAGAAATTATTGAGAAAAGCCTGGTTCTATTGGCAACCTAGAACTGGAAAACCATACTGGAATATGCAGTATGCGTTCAGAGGAAAGATTGTAGTCCTTTGTAATGAAAAAACCGCTTCAGATGGAGAAGCTTTTACCGAAGGAATCAGAAAGCTAGGCTTGGGAACGATTATTGGTAAAAGAACTTGGGGTGGAGAGATTTGGTTGTCTTACAATAATCTTTTAAAAGATCGCGGGATTGCATCTGCTGCCCAGAGCGGGGTATTCGATGAAAATGGAAATTGGCTGATTGAGGGAATTGGTGTAATTCCAGACATTGAAATTGATAATTTACCAAATGAATCATTTTATGGGAAAGATAGACAACTTGATACGGCTATAGAACATCTTATGGAGAAGATAAAAAATGAACCGATGTATGTTCCAAAACCACCTGGATTTCCTGATCTTTCAATCGAAAAGTTTAAAGAAAAATTAAAGTGA
- a CDS encoding histidine phosphatase family protein yields MTLKIFVVRHGETEWNQKRLFQGQQNSVLTVEGRSSALVLQKKIAKYEFNAVYSSPSLRAYDTAKILIDNHEYIQTDYRLLEISLGDWEGLSFDFVKANYPKLYKNYKDEPHLFDGSLIRGESLQDIKNRVAEFLNDIAFFHKKGNILVVCHGGTINAILNYVLERNIDKFWYEKNVENLSVLELCLCTDGKFKLINDNVEFE; encoded by the coding sequence ATGACTTTGAAGATATTTGTAGTTAGACATGGAGAGACAGAGTGGAATCAAAAAAGACTTTTTCAGGGACAGCAAAATTCTGTTTTAACTGTAGAAGGAAGAAGTTCCGCTTTAGTTTTACAAAAAAAAATTGCAAAATATGAGTTTAATGCTGTTTACTCCAGTCCTAGTTTGAGGGCTTATGATACTGCAAAAATTTTGATAGATAATCATGAATATATTCAAACTGATTATCGACTACTGGAGATAAGTCTTGGTGACTGGGAAGGTTTGAGTTTTGATTTTGTTAAGGCTAATTACCCAAAATTGTATAAAAACTACAAAGATGAGCCTCATCTTTTCGACGGCTCTTTAATCAGGGGTGAATCTCTTCAAGATATAAAAAATAGAGTTGCAGAATTTCTTAATGATATTGCTTTTTTTCACAAAAAGGGAAATATCCTAGTAGTATGTCATGGAGGGACAATAAACGCTATCCTCAATTATGTCCTGGAAAGAAATATTGATAAATTTTGGTATGAAAAAAATGTCGAAAATCTTTCAGTACTCGAACTGTGCTTGTGTACCGACGGAAAGTTTAAACTGATAAACGATAATGTTGAATTTGAGTAA
- a CDS encoding T9SS type A sorting domain-containing protein — MKYWILLILLIIWQGYSCSFTAVVMKNELSVANFIDDDLHPKESINEICFDIPRDYFFDFIYANSSGTEETDGYGLIYYSFENQNISSHNSFYVTGENYHCHNGYSSILFDADSILMSENSNAEIVMAHARTGTGGYGSHPFTFLLNDSITFSFMHNGNLRNIGKEKIHKALGESWFFNHPSNWVSPEDYDDVTKFIDSELIFHWIMKNIIEENGNIKNGLYKALTDKEEIDFLTEVNNSLPSISNKLNFVLSDGKCLYIFRNSKSDVLSFYEHEEFFAVKTGLTDVNLVNRYELIEIDSNKVVSRIDNFPDFTQSTIVNYEVKPDTLDLFFSGKISLNNSNVSVSGFLDLKEIQTNDSLHYRFIFDGMDFDLNYKISFLDPQYYTTENPFYFKVSSIVIRPIITEIDLNGFIIDLKSKVYDINRDNFKVNNDNIESISIVEQDSVFSIGYDFVLENRYNVSMEKYGYKFLIENPNIYFEQNDTINFSYSIPELNRLVIISDSPFRTDSCLFKISPELEIFNITSVNSRTFSLTTYNMMESVPYTVEIYSDSTEFIALNSYAVYTKSYKVEIDVYPNPTDNIIHFRCSETVEPPVKIMIYNSIGQLLVKEKMTHNNFLINLEDYTSGTYLYEFKATNCNQSGKFVIKK; from the coding sequence ATGAAATATTGGATACTATTGATACTGCTCATCATCTGGCAAGGATATTCATGTTCCTTTACAGCTGTAGTAATGAAAAATGAGTTATCAGTTGCGAATTTTATTGATGATGATTTACATCCTAAGGAAAGTATAAATGAGATTTGTTTTGATATTCCTAGAGATTATTTTTTTGATTTTATATATGCAAATTCCTCAGGAACTGAAGAAACAGATGGTTACGGTTTAATTTATTACTCTTTTGAGAACCAAAATATTTCCTCTCATAATTCATTCTACGTCACAGGAGAAAATTATCATTGTCATAATGGATATTCATCCATACTTTTTGATGCTGACAGTATTTTAATGTCAGAAAATTCCAATGCAGAAATAGTAATGGCTCATGCCAGAACAGGAACTGGTGGGTATGGTAGTCATCCTTTTACTTTTCTGCTTAATGATTCAATTACTTTTTCATTCATGCACAATGGAAATCTAAGAAATATAGGAAAAGAAAAAATACATAAAGCATTGGGGGAGTCTTGGTTTTTTAATCATCCATCGAACTGGGTGTCGCCGGAAGACTATGACGATGTTACAAAATTTATAGACTCTGAATTGATTTTTCATTGGATTATGAAAAATATTATTGAAGAAAATGGAAATATTAAAAATGGATTGTACAAAGCTTTGACCGACAAGGAAGAAATAGATTTCTTAACAGAGGTTAACAACAGTTTGCCATCGATTAGCAATAAACTTAACTTTGTGCTTTCGGATGGCAAATGTTTATATATATTTAGAAACAGTAAGTCTGATGTTTTATCGTTTTATGAGCATGAAGAATTTTTTGCAGTGAAAACGGGATTAACTGATGTAAATCTTGTTAATCGATATGAACTTATCGAAATTGATTCAAATAAAGTAGTTTCAAGGATCGATAATTTTCCTGACTTTACGCAATCTACAATAGTAAATTATGAAGTTAAACCTGATACTCTTGATCTGTTTTTTTCAGGAAAGATTAGTTTAAACAATTCAAATGTTTCTGTATCAGGATTTTTAGATTTAAAAGAGATTCAAACTAATGATTCACTACATTACAGATTTATATTTGATGGAATGGATTTTGACCTGAATTATAAGATCTCATTTTTAGATCCTCAATATTACACTACGGAAAATCCCTTTTATTTTAAGGTTTCTTCGATTGTTATAAGACCTATAATAACTGAAATAGATTTGAATGGTTTTATTATTGATTTAAAATCAAAAGTTTATGATATAAATAGAGATAACTTTAAAGTAAACAATGATAATATTGAATCAATTTCAATTGTAGAACAGGATTCTGTATTTAGTATTGGGTATGATTTTGTTTTAGAAAACAGATATAATGTTTCAATGGAAAAATATGGGTATAAATTTTTAATTGAAAATCCTAATATCTATTTTGAACAAAATGATACAATCAACTTTTCATATTCAATCCCAGAGTTAAATAGATTAGTAATAATATCTGATTCTCCTTTTCGCACAGATAGTTGTTTATTTAAAATTAGTCCTGAGTTGGAGATTTTTAATATTACTTCTGTAAATAGCAGAACTTTTTCACTAACAACCTATAACATGATGGAATCAGTACCTTACACTGTTGAAATTTATAGTGATTCAACTGAGTTTATTGCATTGAATTCATATGCTGTCTATACAAAATCTTATAAAGTTGAAATTGATGTTTATCCGAATCCTACGGATAATATTATCCATTTTAGATGCTCTGAAACTGTTGAACCTCCTGTCAAGATTATGATCTATAACTCTATAGGTCAGCTACTTGTCAAAGAGAAGATGACCCATAACAATTTTTTAATAAATCTAGAAGATTATACAAGTGGAACTTACTTATATGAGTTTAAGGCTACAAATTGTAATCAATCCGGTAAATTTGTTATAAAAAAGTAA